From one Luteolibacter sp. SL250 genomic stretch:
- the rplK gene encoding 50S ribosomal protein L11, producing the protein MAKEVVKIIKLQIKAGAANPSPPVGPALGQAGVNIMGFCKEFNAATQAQAGDVLPVVISVYKDKSFSFVTKKPPAGNLLKKAAGLASGSKEPHKIKVGKISKEKLMEVVAIKMPDLNTKDPEAAARILAGTARQMGLEVEGY; encoded by the coding sequence ATGGCCAAGGAAGTCGTAAAAATCATCAAGCTCCAGATCAAGGCAGGAGCCGCCAACCCTTCACCACCCGTCGGTCCCGCTCTTGGTCAAGCCGGTGTGAACATCATGGGTTTCTGTAAGGAATTCAACGCCGCCACCCAGGCCCAGGCGGGCGATGTGCTTCCGGTCGTGATTTCCGTCTACAAGGACAAGTCCTTCTCGTTCGTCACCAAGAAACCCCCGGCCGGCAACTTGCTGAAGAAAGCCGCTGGTCTGGCTTCCGGTTCGAAGGAGCCGCACAAGATCAAGGTCGGCAAGATCTCCAAGGAGAAGCTCATGGAGGTTGTCGCGATCAAGATGCCCGACCTCAACACCAAGGACCCTGAAGCGGCCGCCCGCATCCTCGCAGGCACCGCCCGCCAGATGGGCCTCGAAGTCGAGGGTTACTGA
- a CDS encoding TIGR00282 family metallophosphoesterase, whose product MSSIRILFLGDVVGEPGRKAVIAQLPVLKQEKGIDFIIVNGENAAGGRGITPRITIDLLRAGAAVVTTGDHVWDQQEIVEYFPTEPRLLRPINYPEGTPGQGSVVLETAKGKVAVIQVQGRSFMQPPLENPFLAMEAEVERLQGLGVKVIVAEIHAETTSEKIAMGRMLDGKVSLVVGTHTHVQTADDVIFPGGTGYLTDAGMCGPEESILGRSIESVVWRFKSNMPTRFPVAKGVVRICGVIVEVDVEAGTCQHIERLSLLLKDEVDESASANA is encoded by the coding sequence ATGTCATCGATTCGTATTTTATTTCTGGGGGATGTGGTCGGTGAACCCGGCAGGAAAGCGGTCATTGCGCAGCTCCCTGTCTTGAAACAAGAGAAGGGCATCGATTTTATCATCGTCAACGGTGAGAACGCCGCCGGGGGCAGGGGGATCACCCCGAGGATCACGATCGATCTTCTGAGGGCGGGGGCGGCGGTCGTGACGACCGGCGACCACGTCTGGGACCAGCAGGAAATCGTGGAGTATTTCCCCACGGAGCCCCGTCTTCTGCGCCCCATCAACTATCCGGAAGGAACTCCCGGGCAGGGCAGCGTCGTTCTGGAAACCGCGAAGGGAAAGGTGGCTGTCATTCAGGTCCAGGGTCGCTCTTTCATGCAGCCGCCGCTGGAAAATCCGTTCCTGGCGATGGAGGCGGAAGTCGAACGCCTCCAGGGATTGGGTGTGAAGGTGATTGTCGCGGAAATCCACGCGGAAACCACGAGCGAGAAAATCGCCATGGGCCGCATGTTGGACGGAAAAGTTTCCTTGGTCGTTGGAACTCATACCCATGTGCAGACAGCGGACGACGTGATCTTCCCGGGCGGTACTGGATACCTCACGGATGCCGGGATGTGTGGGCCGGAGGAGTCGATCCTGGGGCGCAGCATCGAATCGGTCGTCTGGCGCTTCAAATCGAATATGCCCACGCGATTCCCTGTGGCCAAAGGAGTTGTGAGGATCTGTGGCGTGATCGTCGAAGTGGATGTGGAGGCTGGAACCTGCCAGCACATCGAAAGATTGTCGCTTCTGCTGAAAGATGAAGTGGATGAATCCGCTTCAGCGAATGCGTAA
- the nusG gene encoding transcription termination/antitermination protein NusG — MPDTAPFKDQWYVVQVLSGQEQRVRDRIQRQAKEEEMTDYIREVLVPTEMVSEIRRGKKTETKRKFFPGYIIVNMHLISEDNQLVEKTWFFIKEMEGVIGFAGTKDRPIPMRPREVEAMLSQIQEREQNVRPAISFEVGDTVKVADGPFQSQNGIVEEIDPERGKLRVSVTIFGRSTPVELEYWQVERA, encoded by the coding sequence ATGCCCGATACAGCGCCATTCAAAGACCAGTGGTATGTCGTCCAGGTTCTCTCCGGCCAGGAGCAGCGGGTCCGTGACCGGATCCAGCGCCAGGCGAAGGAAGAGGAGATGACGGACTACATCCGCGAGGTGCTGGTTCCGACGGAAATGGTTTCCGAAATCCGCCGCGGCAAGAAGACCGAAACGAAGCGGAAGTTCTTCCCGGGTTACATCATCGTCAACATGCACCTCATTTCCGAGGACAACCAGCTCGTCGAGAAGACCTGGTTCTTCATCAAGGAAATGGAAGGCGTGATCGGCTTCGCCGGCACCAAGGATCGTCCGATCCCGATGCGTCCGCGCGAGGTGGAGGCGATGCTTTCCCAGATCCAGGAGCGGGAGCAGAACGTCCGCCCCGCCATCAGCTTCGAAGTCGGCGATACCGTCAAGGTGGCGGATGGTCCGTTCCAAAGCCAGAACGGCATCGTCGAGGAAATCGACCCGGAGCGCGGCAAGCTGCGTGTCTCGGTCACCATCTTCGGCCGCAGCACGCCGGTCGAACTCGAATACTGGCAGGTCGAGCGCGCCTGA
- a CDS encoding PA14 domain-containing protein, with translation MSYSRGIPVKSMRPLFFYLSLLFAGHLHAQDGGQLYATYCSACHGPDGKGVPAANSPPLSESPWVAGPPDRAVKVVLHGLEGPVEILGKSYNLTMPPQGAVLPDDVVAAILTYVRSSFGNAESAVSADLVKSIRAATSNREKAWSAPEILKLHPLPKEPSALKNLISRTYFGNWRDQPDFSTLTSANVEEEHDGIISLDQATKRGEHFGMVWEADFEAEKDGDYEFYFDADDGGRVVINGKRIAEIKGLGPMNGSRSKTVKVTLAKGLHPIRIEYYEVTQNDGIQLGWKGPGMKTFKWVSKDTASNTKKWKEILLTPKDRPIIYRNFIAGSTARAIGVGFPGGVNLVWSADNLGPALVWKGDFIDAGRHWTDRGQGNQEPAGKTVVKLSDKRLLPDDAVFKGFVLDSAGNPAFRIEIGDQILTDAWERGEKDTLIRTLTLNGGPAKLPFLLNSLPPGDRLRISGTQDGVRGTAGRHEVELNPGQPRRVFYSFAP, from the coding sequence ATGTCCTATTCCCGAGGCATTCCGGTGAAATCCATGCGGCCGCTCTTCTTCTACCTCTCTCTCCTCTTTGCCGGCCATCTCCATGCCCAGGACGGTGGCCAGCTCTACGCCACCTACTGTTCCGCCTGCCATGGCCCTGACGGGAAAGGCGTCCCGGCGGCGAACTCCCCTCCCCTGTCGGAAAGCCCGTGGGTCGCAGGCCCGCCGGACCGGGCCGTCAAGGTGGTGCTGCACGGGCTGGAGGGCCCGGTGGAGATCCTCGGCAAATCCTACAACCTCACCATGCCGCCCCAAGGTGCGGTGCTGCCGGACGATGTGGTCGCGGCGATCCTCACCTACGTCCGGTCCTCCTTCGGCAACGCGGAGTCCGCGGTGTCCGCCGATCTGGTGAAATCCATCCGTGCCGCGACATCCAACCGGGAGAAAGCCTGGTCCGCCCCGGAGATCCTCAAGCTCCACCCGCTGCCAAAGGAGCCGTCCGCCCTCAAGAACCTCATTTCCCGGACCTACTTCGGCAACTGGAGGGACCAGCCCGACTTCTCCACCCTCACTTCCGCCAATGTCGAGGAGGAACACGACGGCATCATCAGCCTCGACCAGGCCACCAAGCGCGGCGAGCACTTCGGCATGGTGTGGGAGGCGGATTTCGAAGCGGAGAAGGACGGCGATTACGAATTCTACTTCGACGCGGACGACGGCGGCCGGGTAGTCATCAATGGAAAAAGGATCGCCGAGATCAAAGGCCTCGGCCCGATGAACGGCAGCCGCTCCAAGACCGTGAAGGTCACGCTGGCGAAGGGCCTGCACCCCATCCGCATCGAATACTACGAAGTGACCCAGAACGACGGTATCCAGCTCGGCTGGAAAGGGCCGGGAATGAAGACTTTCAAATGGGTGTCGAAGGACACCGCCTCCAACACGAAGAAGTGGAAGGAGATCCTGCTGACCCCGAAGGACCGCCCCATCATCTACCGGAACTTCATCGCGGGCAGCACCGCCCGCGCGATCGGTGTGGGTTTCCCCGGAGGCGTGAATCTCGTTTGGTCCGCGGATAATCTGGGACCAGCTCTGGTCTGGAAAGGGGACTTCATCGATGCCGGACGTCACTGGACGGACCGTGGCCAGGGCAACCAGGAACCTGCCGGCAAAACGGTCGTGAAACTATCGGACAAACGCCTGTTGCCCGACGATGCGGTCTTCAAAGGCTTCGTTCTCGATTCCGCGGGAAATCCGGCATTCCGGATCGAGATCGGTGACCAGATTCTCACGGATGCCTGGGAGCGGGGGGAAAAGGATACGCTCATCCGCACCCTCACGCTCAACGGTGGTCCGGCAAAGCTTCCTTTCCTCCTCAACAGCCTCCCGCCGGGAGACCGGCTGCGGATCAGCGGCACCCAGGACGGAGTCCGGGGAACCGCAGGCCGCCATGAAGTGGAACTGAACCCGGGACAACCACGCAGGGTCTTCTACTCGTTCGCCCCCTGA
- the rplA gene encoding 50S ribosomal protein L1, with product MAKHRSKRYKKAAALVFTGKSYSLTDAISTLKEFPAPKFTPTVTLSFHLGVDPRKSDQMVRGSVSLPHGTGKNVRVAVFASGAAAEAAIAAGAEHVGFEDLIKKVQEGFTDFDSAIATPDAMTEVRKIARVLGPRGLMPNPKTGTVTDDVAKAVKEVKAGRIDFKLDKNGNVAGSIGKSSFSPAELAENARAFVDGVVRAKPASAKGNYIQSVTLAGTMLPGLPLEAATYTKVTA from the coding sequence ATGGCCAAACACCGCAGCAAACGCTACAAAAAGGCAGCCGCCCTTGTCTTCACCGGCAAGAGCTATTCCCTCACCGATGCGATCAGCACCCTGAAGGAATTTCCGGCTCCAAAGTTCACCCCGACCGTCACCCTTTCGTTCCACCTCGGCGTGGATCCCCGGAAGAGCGACCAGATGGTCCGTGGTTCCGTCTCCCTTCCCCACGGCACCGGCAAGAACGTCCGTGTCGCCGTGTTCGCCTCCGGCGCGGCCGCTGAAGCAGCCATTGCCGCTGGTGCGGAGCACGTCGGCTTCGAAGACCTCATCAAAAAGGTCCAGGAAGGTTTCACGGACTTCGACTCCGCGATCGCCACTCCTGATGCGATGACCGAAGTCCGGAAGATCGCCCGGGTCCTGGGACCTCGCGGCCTCATGCCGAACCCGAAGACCGGCACCGTCACCGACGACGTCGCGAAAGCCGTCAAGGAAGTGAAGGCCGGCCGGATCGACTTCAAGCTCGACAAGAACGGCAACGTCGCCGGTTCCATCGGCAAGTCCAGCTTCAGCCCCGCCGAGCTCGCTGAGAACGCCCGCGCCTTCGTTGACGGCGTGGTCCGCGCGAAGCCTGCTTCCGCAAAGGGCAACTACATCCAGTCCGTGACCCTGGCCGGCACCATGCTGCCAGGCCTGCCGCTGGAAGCAGCCACCTACACCAAAGTCACCGCCTAA
- the tuf gene encoding elongation factor Tu, whose protein sequence is MAKEAFKRNKPHVNIGTIGHVDHGKTTLTAAITNTLADKGFAEKKSYADIDAAPEERERGITINTAHVEYETDKRHYAHVDCPGHADYVKNMITGAAQMDGAILVVSAADGPMPQTREHILLARQVGVPALVVFMNKVDLVDDEELLELVEMEVRDLLSSYEFPGDDIPIVKGSAKAALEGDAAQKENIFKLMDAVDSYIPEPERPIDKTFLMPIEDVFSIEGRGTVCTGRVERGIIKKMEEVEIVGIRDTQKTTVTDIEMFRKLLDEGRAGDNVGLLIRGLKKDQVERGQVIAKPGTVKGHTVFKSEIYVLSKEEGGRHTPFFSNYRPQFYFRTTDVTGSIKLPEGVEMVMPGDNINLEVELITPIAMEQTMRFAIREGGRTVGAGRVGEIIK, encoded by the coding sequence ATGGCCAAAGAAGCATTCAAGCGCAACAAGCCGCACGTTAACATCGGAACCATCGGTCACGTTGACCACGGCAAGACCACCCTCACCGCAGCGATCACCAACACGCTGGCGGACAAAGGCTTTGCTGAGAAGAAAAGCTATGCGGACATCGATGCCGCTCCGGAAGAGCGCGAGCGTGGTATCACCATCAACACCGCCCACGTCGAATACGAAACCGACAAGCGCCACTACGCCCACGTTGACTGCCCCGGCCACGCCGACTACGTGAAGAACATGATCACCGGTGCCGCCCAGATGGACGGTGCGATCCTTGTGGTTTCCGCTGCTGACGGCCCGATGCCGCAGACCCGTGAGCACATCCTCCTCGCCCGCCAGGTCGGCGTGCCTGCTCTGGTTGTCTTCATGAACAAGGTTGACCTTGTTGATGACGAAGAACTCCTCGAGCTGGTTGAGATGGAAGTCCGCGACCTCCTTTCCTCCTACGAGTTCCCAGGCGACGACATCCCGATCGTCAAGGGTTCCGCCAAGGCCGCCCTCGAAGGCGACGCCGCCCAGAAGGAGAACATCTTCAAGCTCATGGACGCTGTGGATTCCTACATCCCTGAGCCGGAGCGCCCGATCGACAAGACCTTCCTCATGCCGATCGAAGACGTGTTCTCCATCGAAGGTCGCGGAACCGTCTGCACCGGCCGTGTCGAGCGTGGTATCATCAAGAAGATGGAAGAAGTCGAGATCGTCGGCATCCGCGACACCCAGAAGACCACCGTCACCGACATCGAAATGTTCCGCAAGCTGCTCGACGAAGGTCGTGCAGGTGACAACGTGGGTCTCCTGATCCGCGGTCTGAAGAAGGACCAGGTCGAGCGTGGCCAGGTCATCGCCAAGCCGGGCACCGTGAAGGGCCACACCGTCTTCAAGTCGGAGATCTACGTTCTCTCGAAGGAAGAAGGCGGCCGCCACACCCCGTTCTTCTCCAACTATCGTCCTCAGTTCTACTTCCGCACCACCGACGTGACCGGCAGCATCAAGCTCCCGGAAGGTGTCGAAATGGTGATGCCAGGTGACAACATCAACCTGGAAGTCGAACTCATCACGCCGATCGCCATGGAGCAGACCATGCGCTTCGCGATCCGTGAAGGTGGCCGCACCGTTGGCGCAGGCCGCGTCGGTGAGATCATCAAGTAA
- the hprK gene encoding HPr(Ser) kinase/phosphatase: MTPRVKTVASITVGKFFENHAEALGLTLHGESVGFDRPISEPAINRPGLALAGFFSYFAPKRVQVLGNSELSYLKKLPEAMRADRFRRMCDRDIPCIVIARGATIGEDLMAVAREHSIPVFGTSQVTMKFLNAATIRLEHEFAPSVTLHGCMVDMRGVGVLIIGKSGSGKSETAIGLLERGASLVADDMVRIKLVGGELTATAPDLSRGYMEIRGIGVINVANLYGLASIRPEKRVDLVVTLKPQADLNEVDRLGLQQKTHEILGQHITHVEIPVGPGRDTARMVSIAALDQQLRRLGYNMADEFNQKLLSHMAGMNAGPMR; this comes from the coding sequence ATGACCCCACGCGTCAAAACCGTTGCCTCCATCACCGTCGGAAAGTTCTTCGAGAACCACGCCGAAGCCCTCGGCCTCACCCTCCACGGTGAAAGTGTCGGCTTTGACCGCCCGATCAGCGAACCGGCGATCAACCGGCCCGGCCTGGCGCTCGCCGGATTCTTTTCCTATTTCGCGCCCAAGCGGGTGCAGGTGCTGGGGAACTCCGAACTTTCCTATCTGAAGAAGCTGCCGGAGGCGATGCGGGCCGACCGCTTCCGCCGGATGTGCGACCGTGACATCCCATGCATCGTCATCGCCCGTGGAGCCACCATCGGGGAAGACCTGATGGCGGTGGCGAGGGAGCATTCCATCCCGGTGTTCGGTACCTCGCAGGTGACGATGAAGTTCCTCAACGCGGCGACGATCCGCCTGGAGCACGAGTTCGCGCCAAGCGTCACGCTGCACGGCTGCATGGTTGATATGCGGGGGGTCGGCGTCCTGATCATCGGCAAGAGCGGTTCCGGAAAGTCGGAAACCGCCATCGGCCTGCTGGAACGCGGGGCATCCCTGGTGGCGGATGACATGGTGCGCATCAAGCTGGTGGGCGGGGAACTGACCGCCACCGCGCCCGACCTTTCCCGCGGCTACATGGAGATCCGCGGCATCGGCGTGATCAACGTGGCGAACCTCTACGGCCTCGCCTCCATCCGTCCGGAGAAGCGGGTCGATCTGGTCGTGACCCTCAAGCCGCAGGCGGACCTGAATGAGGTGGATCGCCTGGGCCTGCAGCAGAAAACCCACGAGATCCTGGGCCAGCACATCACCCACGTGGAGATCCCCGTCGGCCCCGGCCGGGACACCGCCCGGATGGTGTCCATCGCCGCGCTGGACCAACAGCTCCGCCGCCTGGGCTACAACATGGCGGACGAGTTCAACCAAAAGCTCCTCAGCCACATGGCGGGCATGAATGCCGGCCCGATGAGGTGA
- a CDS encoding preprotein translocase subunit SecE: MPLSLDSRQTKPSMQFLEYIKIADSWVATGIVYAILIAAVVLLAKNFAKVGTFVNEVKGELKKASWPWESDPKIKGFRKYKELVDSTVVVLIAMILLAGFVQLFDFIHVAVITFLTNLGR; this comes from the coding sequence GTGCCACTTTCCCTAGATTCCCGCCAAACGAAACCATCGATGCAGTTCCTGGAGTACATCAAGATTGCCGACAGTTGGGTCGCAACCGGAATTGTGTACGCGATCCTCATCGCGGCCGTCGTCCTCCTTGCCAAAAACTTCGCCAAGGTTGGCACCTTCGTCAACGAGGTGAAGGGCGAACTGAAGAAGGCGAGCTGGCCATGGGAGTCCGACCCGAAGATCAAGGGCTTCCGCAAGTACAAGGAGCTGGTCGATTCCACCGTCGTCGTGCTGATCGCCATGATCCTGCTCGCCGGCTTCGTCCAGCTCTTCGACTTCATCCACGTTGCGGTGATCACCTTCCTCACCAACCTTGGCCGCTGA
- a CDS encoding PEP-CTERM sorting domain-containing protein, whose product MKTLLTAAAVCFQLVGAGVSEAASVLYTTDFPGTATQPADWTVIAGGTATGTGTGWRIDDNGAYRYQNPNTGTNALSHYTGALEGGIAYNALTDFTIEATVRRSAGSVVGLAGRISSTDTFYHARIFTVNDLPSLQLYKFVSGTATQLGSTTPLDPAYVADSAWRLVMDFNGTTISTYAYDENNTLAGSIVATDTSIASGSAGVRTQATGRYESFTISIVPEPSSALLAGLGLLAAAAVRRRI is encoded by the coding sequence ATGAAAACCCTCCTCACCGCCGCCGCCGTTTGCTTCCAGCTTGTTGGAGCCGGAGTTTCTGAAGCCGCTTCGGTTCTTTACACCACGGACTTCCCCGGGACGGCGACCCAGCCTGCCGACTGGACGGTGATTGCCGGAGGAACCGCCACAGGAACCGGGACAGGCTGGCGCATCGATGACAACGGTGCCTACCGCTACCAGAACCCGAATACCGGGACAAATGCCCTCTCCCATTACACGGGTGCCCTCGAGGGTGGGATCGCCTACAACGCGCTGACGGATTTCACGATTGAGGCAACCGTAAGGAGATCGGCGGGTTCGGTGGTGGGGCTAGCGGGACGAATTTCATCGACCGATACCTTCTATCACGCGCGGATCTTCACGGTGAACGATCTTCCGAGCCTGCAATTGTACAAGTTCGTGAGCGGTACCGCCACGCAACTTGGCTCCACCACCCCCCTGGATCCGGCCTATGTCGCGGATTCGGCGTGGCGGCTGGTGATGGATTTCAACGGGACGACGATCTCCACCTACGCGTATGACGAAAACAACACGTTGGCTGGTTCGATCGTTGCGACTGATACGTCCATCGCATCGGGTTCCGCCGGGGTGAGGACGCAGGCCACCGGTCGTTACGAGAGTTTCACCATCAGCATCGTGCCGGAGCCTTCGTCCGCCCTGCTTGCCGGGCTGGGACTGCTTGCGGCGGCTGCGGTCCGCAGGAGGATCTGA
- a CDS encoding spermine synthase — protein MKPTVTLATTRTPDGATMTLHEHDGQHFLKVAGLQLMSTTASSSEEQMAELSCATLPPRPRILIGGLGFGFTLKRVLELTGPDAAVHVSELMPEIVAWNREYLAAVNGRLLDDPRVTTLVRDVYDIIGKASGPDRYHAILLDVDNGPDPFVQKGNERLYQGSGLVRIKAALQPGGRVIFWSAHQDKSFVKTLSRTFRNVEAISAKAYPKAKRFTHTLFIADRD, from the coding sequence ATGAAGCCGACCGTCACCCTCGCCACCACCCGCACCCCGGACGGGGCGACCATGACCCTCCACGAGCACGACGGACAACACTTCCTCAAGGTGGCCGGCCTGCAACTGATGAGCACCACCGCCTCCTCGTCCGAGGAGCAGATGGCGGAGCTTTCCTGCGCCACGCTTCCGCCCCGGCCCCGCATCCTCATCGGTGGCCTCGGTTTCGGCTTCACGCTGAAGCGCGTCCTGGAACTCACCGGCCCGGATGCCGCCGTCCACGTTTCCGAGCTGATGCCGGAGATCGTCGCCTGGAACCGCGAGTATCTGGCCGCGGTCAACGGCAGGCTGCTCGACGACCCGCGCGTCACCACCCTCGTCCGTGACGTCTATGACATCATCGGCAAGGCATCCGGCCCCGACCGCTACCACGCCATCCTGCTGGACGTTGACAACGGACCCGATCCCTTCGTCCAGAAAGGCAACGAGCGCCTCTACCAAGGCTCCGGCCTCGTCCGGATCAAGGCCGCCCTCCAGCCCGGGGGCCGCGTCATTTTCTGGTCCGCCCACCAGGACAAATCCTTCGTCAAAACGCTGTCCCGGACGTTCAGGAACGTCGAGGCGATCAGCGCCAAGGCCTACCCGAAGGCGAAACGCTTCACCCATACGCTGTTCATCGCAGACCGGGATTGA
- a CDS encoding N-acetylmuramoyl-L-alanine amidase, producing the protein MSSFLRRYFPLFLLIGAFVAVVSLYLKIKRGNAEPPPQPPEIAETKSVPEGNTLSPLAQPPDWQALAPFQRSITRADFERLLTTVFTIGENWKNFILLTDTNAVIKTTDGGIFILQFAEEAAPIPKSWKGTSELPAAPADKPLQDLHIAIDPGHIGGEWAKMEERWFIHNGGTPVTEGDMTLAVAKLLQPKLEALGARVSLVRDKPEPVTTVRPEALVQDAEAASATPQEPESISRLAQRLFYRTAEIHSRAEIVNNQIKPDLVLCLHFNAEAWGDPNTPTLIPRTHLHLILNGAYNNEEVALADQRFTMIKKLLSHTHEEEALVGRTVADTFAEISQLPPYVYPPGGSVVSVDGHPFLWARNLLANRLYDCPVIYMEPYVMNSTLDYARIQAGDYDGVKEIEGQFRPSIFREYADALAEGLRRHYSANRAKTD; encoded by the coding sequence ATGTCGTCCTTTCTGCGCCGCTATTTCCCACTTTTCCTGCTCATCGGGGCGTTCGTGGCCGTGGTCAGCCTCTATCTCAAGATCAAGCGGGGGAACGCGGAACCACCGCCACAGCCACCGGAAATCGCTGAAACCAAGAGCGTCCCGGAAGGCAACACCCTCTCCCCGCTGGCCCAGCCACCGGACTGGCAGGCGCTGGCTCCTTTCCAGAGGAGCATCACCCGCGCGGACTTCGAGCGGCTGCTGACCACCGTCTTCACCATCGGAGAGAACTGGAAGAACTTCATCCTCCTCACCGATACCAACGCCGTCATCAAGACAACGGACGGCGGGATCTTCATCCTCCAGTTCGCCGAAGAAGCCGCCCCCATTCCCAAAAGTTGGAAGGGCACCTCCGAGCTACCGGCAGCACCAGCGGACAAGCCTCTCCAGGATCTCCACATCGCGATCGACCCCGGCCACATCGGCGGAGAATGGGCGAAAATGGAGGAACGCTGGTTTATCCACAATGGCGGGACACCGGTCACCGAGGGCGACATGACCCTCGCGGTGGCAAAGTTGCTGCAACCGAAGCTGGAGGCGCTCGGTGCGCGTGTCTCCCTCGTCCGGGACAAGCCGGAACCAGTCACGACCGTACGTCCGGAGGCGCTTGTCCAGGATGCGGAGGCCGCCTCGGCCACCCCGCAGGAGCCGGAGTCCATCTCCCGGCTTGCCCAGCGGCTCTTTTACCGGACCGCCGAGATCCATTCGCGCGCGGAGATCGTCAACAACCAGATCAAGCCCGATCTGGTGTTGTGCCTCCATTTCAATGCGGAGGCGTGGGGAGATCCGAACACCCCGACGCTCATCCCCCGGACCCACCTCCACCTCATCCTCAACGGAGCTTACAACAATGAGGAAGTCGCCCTGGCGGACCAGCGTTTCACCATGATCAAGAAGCTGCTTTCCCATACCCATGAGGAGGAAGCCCTCGTCGGCCGGACGGTCGCGGACACTTTCGCGGAGATCAGCCAGCTCCCTCCCTACGTCTATCCCCCGGGAGGCAGCGTGGTTTCCGTGGACGGCCATCCATTCCTGTGGGCGCGCAATCTCCTCGCCAACCGCCTCTACGACTGCCCGGTCATCTACATGGAGCCCTACGTCATGAACTCCACTCTGGACTACGCCCGCATCCAGGCCGGCGACTATGACGGGGTGAAGGAAATCGAAGGCCAGTTCCGCCCGTCGATCTTCAGGGAATACGCGGACGCCCTCGCCGAGGGACTGCGCCGGCACTACTCGGCCAATCGGGCGAAGACCGATTGA